In a genomic window of Flexibacter flexilis DSM 6793:
- the rplX gene encoding 50S ribosomal protein L24 produces the protein MKAQPKKIKLRIKVGDEVTVIAGDSKGKTGTVLSVDAVKNRAIVKDVNLVTKHIKPTAATANAAAQQGDIVKKEASIHISNLALIDPKSGKATRVGRKLDEKGKLQRFSKKTGDIIK, from the coding sequence ATGAAAGCACAACCTAAAAAAATAAAATTGCGCATCAAAGTTGGTGACGAAGTAACTGTTATCGCGGGCGATTCAAAAGGTAAAACTGGTACTGTGTTATCGGTTGATGCTGTGAAAAACCGTGCCATCGTGAAAGATGTTAACTTGGTTACAAAACACATCAAACCAACTGCTGCTACTGCTAACGCTGCCGCTCAACAAGGCGACATCGTGAAAAAAGAAGCCTCTATCCATATCAGCAACTTGGCGCTGATTGACCCTAAGTCGGGCAAAGCTACTCGCGTAGGCCGTAAACTTGACGAAAAAGGCAAACTTCAAAGATTTTCTAAGAAAACAGGCGACATCATAAAGTAA
- the rplE gene encoding 50S ribosomal protein L5 — MATPRLKNKYLKEVMPALQEKFQYKTVMQVPKITKICINKGIGAAVSDKKLVDIGVEELTTISGQKAVSTKSKQAISNFKLRENMPIGARVTLRGERMYEFLDRLVTVALPRVRDFKGVNDKGFDGRGNYTLGVKEQIIFPEISIDKVNKISGMDITFVTTATTDEESFELLKLMGMPFANQKNNQ; from the coding sequence ATGGCAACTCCAAGATTAAAAAATAAATACTTGAAAGAGGTAATGCCTGCACTGCAAGAGAAGTTTCAGTACAAAACTGTTATGCAAGTGCCTAAAATTACCAAAATCTGCATCAACAAAGGTATTGGTGCGGCTGTTTCAGACAAAAAATTAGTAGATATAGGTGTAGAAGAACTTACTACTATCTCTGGCCAAAAAGCCGTTTCTACTAAATCGAAACAAGCTATCTCGAACTTCAAACTTCGTGAGAATATGCCTATCGGTGCACGTGTTACTTTGCGTGGAGAACGTATGTACGAATTCCTTGACCGCCTTGTAACTGTTGCGCTTCCTCGTGTACGTGACTTCAAAGGCGTAAACGATAAAGGTTTTGACGGACGTGGTAACTACACGCTCGGTGTGAAAGAACAAATCATTTTCCCTGAAATCAGCATCGACAAAGTAAACAAAATCTCTGGTATGGACATTACTTTCGTAACAACAGCCACTACCGACGAAGAGAGCTTTGAATTGTTGAAATTGATGGGTATGCCTTTCGCAAACCAAAAAAATAATCAGTAA
- the rpsN gene encoding 30S ribosomal protein S14: MAKESMKARERKRQAAVTKYAEKRAALKAAGDYAGLDKLPRNASPIRLHNRCKLTGRPRGYMRKFGISRVTFREMASDGKIPGVTKSSW, encoded by the coding sequence ATGGCAAAAGAATCAATGAAAGCGCGTGAGCGCAAAAGACAAGCCGCCGTTACTAAATATGCTGAAAAACGCGCTGCGTTGAAAGCTGCTGGCGACTATGCAGGTTTGGATAAATTGCCTCGTAACGCTTCGCCTATTCGTTTGCACAACCGTTGCAAACTTACTGGCCGTCCGCGTGGCTATATGCGCAAATTCGGCATTTCACGTGTTACTTTCCGTGAAATGGCTTCTGATGGCAAAATCCCAGGTGTTACAAAATCAAGCTGGTAA
- the fahA gene encoding fumarylacetoacetase: MLPLSSWVEVPENSDFSIYNLPYGIYSHAKYSPAPSVGVRIGNFVLNLQQCAKHPDFWADIAFDTSVFAQKSLNAFMACGRPVWRAVRERLTDLLRHNTSYTLRHLHEHAVSVGQSPYLIPVEEVQMYLPIEIGDYTDFYSSIEHATNVGTMFRDPANALLPNWKHLPVAYHGRASSIVVSGVDIHRPKGQIKPADAPAPIFTPTRMLDFELEMAFIVGKETALGQSVSTAEAHDYIFGFTLFNDWSARDIQTWEYVPLGPFLAKNFASSMSAWVVTLDALEPFKVDSPAQNPEVLPYLQYSGQYNYDIQLEVFLKPEGGQEQQICSSNFKYMYWNIAQQLAHHTVNGCNIRVGDVCASGTISGKETNSYGSLLELTWKGTNPIRMVDGSERTFILDGDVVIVRGFAFKNNVRVGFGEVYAKVLPAL; this comes from the coding sequence ATGTTGCCTCTTTCGTCTTGGGTGGAAGTGCCCGAAAACAGCGACTTTTCTATTTATAATTTGCCTTACGGCATTTATAGCCATGCCAAATATTCGCCTGCGCCTTCGGTGGGCGTGCGCATTGGTAATTTTGTTCTCAATCTCCAGCAATGCGCCAAACACCCTGATTTTTGGGCGGATATAGCTTTTGATACATCGGTTTTTGCTCAAAAAAGCCTCAATGCATTTATGGCTTGCGGTCGCCCTGTGTGGCGTGCTGTGCGCGAACGCCTCACGGATTTATTGCGTCATAACACTTCTTACACCTTGCGTCATTTGCACGAACACGCCGTAAGTGTAGGGCAAAGTCCGTATTTGATTCCTGTGGAAGAAGTACAAATGTATTTACCCATAGAAATTGGCGATTACACGGATTTTTATTCGAGCATTGAGCACGCCACGAACGTGGGGACAATGTTCCGCGACCCAGCGAATGCACTTTTGCCCAATTGGAAGCATTTGCCTGTGGCTTATCATGGCCGCGCCTCGTCGATTGTGGTGTCTGGTGTGGACATACACCGCCCGAAAGGTCAGATAAAGCCAGCAGACGCGCCTGCACCGATTTTTACGCCTACACGTATGCTCGATTTTGAATTGGAAATGGCTTTTATTGTGGGTAAAGAAACGGCTTTGGGGCAGTCGGTGAGTACGGCAGAGGCACACGATTATATTTTTGGTTTCACGCTGTTTAACGACTGGTCCGCGCGAGATATTCAGACGTGGGAATACGTGCCACTTGGGCCATTTTTGGCTAAAAATTTCGCGTCTTCGATGTCGGCTTGGGTCGTAACATTAGATGCACTTGAGCCATTCAAAGTGGATAGTCCAGCGCAAAATCCTGAGGTTTTGCCGTACCTGCAATACAGTGGCCAATACAACTATGATATTCAGTTAGAGGTGTTTTTGAAGCCAGAAGGCGGGCAAGAACAACAGATTTGTAGTTCTAATTTTAAGTACATGTATTGGAACATTGCACAACAGCTTGCACATCATACCGTAAATGGCTGTAATATACGTGTAGGCGATGTTTGCGCAAGTGGTACAATTAGCGGAAAAGAAACAAATTCTTACGGTTCGTTACTAGAACTTACATGGAAAGGGACGAATCCGATACGCATGGTTGATGGCTCTGAGCGTACATTTATTTTAGATGGAGATGTCGTTATAGTAAGAGGGTTTGCATTTAAAAATAATGTTAGAGTCGGTTTTGGTGAAGTTTACGCCAAAGTTCTGCCCGCATTATAA
- the mltG gene encoding endolytic transglycosylase MltG, producing the protein MALSRNTKIGIWLTATIFFITFSFYGYQIFFTKNWLIGKSEGKWLYIPKNSSYEAVLDSIRKDTLLNDELSFQFLTRALNYRTDVKSGAYFIKPNASNLDVLRALKSGRQTPIKLTFNNIRLKSELIQKLSDKLEMQTADLQAILNNPDSTASYGFDTTTIVAMFIPNTYEVYWDISANQLVKKMQKEYKRFWTDERLAKAKAMNFTPIQVSILASIAEAETKKADEMPIVAGVYKNRLDQNMPLQADPTVVFAVGDFTIKRVREGHKASTSPYNTYKYNGLPPGPINLPSVTALNAALNYQHHDYLFFCAREDFSGYHNFSADYNQHLKNARTYQHALDSANIQ; encoded by the coding sequence ATGGCATTGTCGCGCAACACCAAAATTGGTATCTGGCTTACTGCTACCATTTTTTTTATTACGTTTAGTTTTTATGGCTATCAGATTTTTTTTACAAAGAACTGGCTCATAGGCAAATCCGAAGGCAAGTGGCTTTATATTCCCAAAAATAGCAGCTACGAGGCCGTTTTGGATTCGATTCGCAAAGACACGCTACTCAACGATGAGTTGTCTTTTCAGTTTCTGACGCGTGCGCTCAACTATCGCACCGACGTGAAATCTGGCGCGTATTTTATCAAACCTAATGCTTCAAATCTTGATGTTTTGCGTGCGCTCAAATCGGGCAGACAAACACCCATTAAGCTGACGTTCAATAACATACGCCTCAAAAGCGAACTTATTCAAAAACTTTCGGATAAGTTGGAAATGCAAACGGCTGACCTTCAGGCCATTCTTAACAACCCAGACAGCACGGCCAGTTACGGATTTGACACGACGACGATTGTGGCTATGTTCATTCCGAATACTTACGAAGTGTATTGGGACATTTCGGCCAATCAGTTGGTAAAGAAAATGCAAAAGGAATACAAACGTTTCTGGACAGACGAACGCCTCGCCAAAGCTAAAGCCATGAATTTCACGCCGATACAAGTTTCTATTCTGGCCTCTATCGCCGAAGCTGAAACCAAAAAGGCTGATGAAATGCCGATTGTGGCGGGCGTTTACAAAAATCGTTTAGACCAAAACATGCCGCTACAAGCTGACCCGACGGTCGTTTTTGCGGTGGGCGATTTCACGATTAAGCGCGTGCGCGAAGGCCACAAGGCATCTACTTCGCCATACAACACGTACAAATACAATGGTTTGCCGCCAGGCCCTATCAACTTGCCATCGGTAACGGCTTTGAATGCGGCTCTGAACTACCAGCACCACGATTATTTGTTTTTCTGTGCGCGCGAAGACTTTTCGGGTTATCACAATTTTTCGGCAGATTATAACCAGCACCTGAAAAATGCCCGCACGTATCAACACGCTTTGGATTCGGCGAATATTCAATAA
- a CDS encoding phospho-sugar mutase, translating into MEQAIADKINQWLNGDYDEATKNVIRQLQADGNEAELTDAFYRNLEFGTGGLRGIMGVGSNRMNKYTVGMATQGLANYLKKSYPDQTISVAIAHDSRNNSDFFARVTADVFSANGIQVYLFKAMRPTPELSFAIRHFGCKSGVVLTASHNPKEYNGYKAYWNDGAQIVAPHDKNIIGEVESITSPSEVKWQRAEENIRLVGEDVDKVYIERVLGLSVNKDMILRQKNLKIVYTPLHGTGITLVPQVLEKLGFANVNVVTEQATPDGNFPTVVFPNPEEHEAMSLAVKKAKELDADLAMATDPDADRVGIAVKNHKGEWQLLNGNQTGTVLFYYMLNAWKNAGKIMGKEFVVKTIVTTNLWDKMAEKFGVECFNTLTGFKYIAGVIRELEGQKQFILGGEESYGYMLGDFVRDKDAVASCAMIAETVAYAKDKNMSLFDLMMEVYLQFGFYKEGMISITKKGRDGAQEIQNMMAGLRANPPKSINGSRTVKMYDYKTSVETDLLTGQTTKIEMESSNVLQFLLENGDKVSARPSGTEPKIKFYFSVNAPLARKEDYDLVDAQLDAKIAGIIADLNLK; encoded by the coding sequence ATGGAACAAGCAATCGCCGATAAAATTAACCAGTGGCTTAATGGGGATTATGACGAGGCAACCAAAAATGTCATTCGTCAGTTGCAAGCCGACGGCAACGAGGCCGAACTTACCGACGCTTTTTATCGCAACTTAGAATTTGGAACGGGCGGACTTCGCGGCATTATGGGCGTGGGTTCGAACCGCATGAATAAATACACGGTCGGAATGGCTACGCAGGGTTTGGCCAATTATTTGAAAAAAAGCTATCCTGACCAAACGATTAGCGTGGCTATCGCGCACGACAGCCGCAATAACAGCGATTTTTTTGCACGCGTTACCGCCGATGTGTTTTCGGCCAACGGCATTCAGGTTTATTTGTTTAAGGCCATGCGCCCAACTCCTGAACTTTCGTTTGCGATTCGTCATTTTGGTTGCAAAAGTGGCGTAGTGCTTACTGCTTCGCACAACCCGAAAGAATACAACGGTTACAAGGCGTATTGGAACGATGGGGCGCAAATCGTCGCGCCGCACGACAAAAATATTATTGGTGAAGTAGAAAGCATTACCAGCCCTTCGGAAGTGAAGTGGCAACGTGCGGAAGAAAATATCCGTTTGGTGGGCGAAGACGTGGATAAAGTTTACATAGAGCGCGTTTTGGGGCTTTCGGTGAACAAAGACATGATTTTGCGCCAAAAGAACCTGAAAATCGTTTATACGCCGTTGCACGGTACGGGTATTACGTTAGTGCCGCAGGTGTTGGAAAAATTGGGTTTTGCGAATGTAAATGTCGTAACCGAGCAAGCAACGCCCGACGGCAATTTCCCGACGGTTGTTTTCCCGAATCCAGAAGAACACGAAGCCATGAGCTTGGCCGTGAAAAAAGCCAAAGAATTGGACGCGGATTTGGCGATGGCCACCGACCCAGACGCTGACCGCGTAGGTATTGCCGTGAAAAACCACAAAGGCGAATGGCAACTACTCAACGGCAACCAAACAGGAACAGTGTTGTTTTACTATATGCTCAATGCTTGGAAAAACGCAGGCAAGATTATGGGCAAAGAATTTGTAGTAAAAACCATTGTTACGACGAATCTTTGGGATAAAATGGCCGAAAAATTTGGCGTAGAATGCTTCAATACGCTTACGGGCTTCAAATATATTGCGGGCGTGATTCGTGAGCTTGAAGGCCAAAAACAATTCATTTTGGGCGGTGAAGAAAGTTACGGCTATATGCTCGGCGATTTTGTGCGCGATAAAGATGCGGTTGCGTCCTGCGCCATGATTGCCGAAACGGTTGCTTACGCCAAAGACAAAAACATGAGCCTTTTCGATTTGATGATGGAAGTGTATTTGCAATTTGGTTTTTACAAAGAAGGCATGATTTCCATTACCAAAAAAGGCCGCGACGGTGCGCAAGAAATCCAAAACATGATGGCTGGCCTTCGTGCCAATCCGCCGAAAAGTATCAACGGTTCGCGCACGGTGAAAATGTACGACTACAAAACAAGTGTAGAAACGGACTTGCTCACAGGCCAAACGACCAAAATCGAGATGGAATCGTCTAACGTGTTGCAATTTTTACTTGAAAATGGCGATAAAGTATCGGCCAGACCGTCGGGTACAGAACCTAAAATTAAGTTTTATTTTAGTGTAAATGCGCCGTTGGCTCGCAAAGAAGATTATGACTTGGTGGACGCGCAACTTGATGCCAAAATTGCGGGTATTATCGCCGACCTTAATCTCAAATAG
- a CDS encoding acyltransferase family protein — MKKIHFKGLNELRALAALAVVFYHIELYKKRAGTISLFNTFLKKSIESLGHNGVNLFFVLSGFLITYLLIEEKEKFGKIDIKKFYIRRLLRIWPLYYFIFLVAIFILPFAVKNLGLFNDGGFYAKYILMVDVNFETLFLLFLLFLPNLALAKQLTLPGASQAWSVGTEEQYYLFWPIVIDKIKKDFWVVFFIAFIIAKSALNMIAENNFSPETSSFIYTLKVELMAIGAIGAYYTYYHNEKIIPWTTNKWLFILNTILILICLKYQVHHLIFGVLFLYLILYSINDSPLSLRNKYLDEVGKISYGVYMYHPIIMFITYSLINNFIEKNNLIIYNILVYFFTIAGSFVISKLSYNYFESYFLKLKSKGYTVVESGS; from the coding sequence ATGAAAAAAATACACTTTAAAGGACTAAATGAATTGCGTGCTTTAGCGGCTTTGGCTGTCGTTTTTTATCATATAGAACTCTATAAAAAACGTGCTGGTACGATTAGTTTGTTCAATACATTTTTAAAGAAAAGTATTGAATCTCTTGGGCATAATGGCGTAAATCTTTTTTTTGTTTTAAGTGGCTTTCTAATTACCTATTTACTTATTGAGGAGAAAGAGAAATTTGGTAAAATTGATATAAAAAAATTTTATATTAGACGATTACTAAGAATATGGCCACTATATTATTTTATTTTTTTAGTGGCTATTTTTATTTTACCATTCGCTGTTAAAAATCTAGGCTTATTTAATGATGGCGGTTTTTATGCAAAATATATTTTAATGGTTGATGTCAATTTTGAAACATTATTTTTATTGTTTTTATTATTTTTACCCAATCTTGCACTCGCTAAGCAATTGACATTACCTGGAGCTTCTCAAGCTTGGTCTGTCGGCACAGAAGAACAATATTATTTATTTTGGCCTATCGTAATAGATAAGATAAAAAAAGATTTTTGGGTTGTATTTTTTATTGCTTTCATCATAGCCAAATCAGCATTAAATATGATAGCTGAAAACAATTTTTCTCCTGAAACTTCTTCTTTTATATATACTTTAAAAGTAGAGCTAATGGCTATTGGAGCAATTGGAGCCTATTATACATACTATCACAATGAAAAAATAATCCCTTGGACAACTAATAAATGGCTTTTTATTTTAAATACAATTTTGATTTTAATTTGCTTAAAATACCAAGTGCATCATTTGATTTTTGGTGTATTATTTCTTTATTTAATATTATATAGTATCAATGATTCACCCCTTTCTTTAAGGAATAAATATCTGGATGAAGTTGGAAAAATATCTTACGGAGTTTATATGTATCACCCTATTATCATGTTTATTACTTATTCATTAATTAATAATTTTATAGAAAAAAATAATTTAATAATTTACAATATTCTAGTGTATTTTTTCACAATTGCTGGTTCTTTTGTGATCAGCAAATTATCTTATAATTATTTTGAATCTTATTTTTTAAAATTAAAATCAAAGGGTTACACAGTAGTAGAAAGCGGAAGCTAA
- the ileS gene encoding isoleucine--tRNA ligase has product MKYNEYKNPDYAQLAEQILAFWKQNRVFEASVDSREGKPSFTFFEGPPSANGAPGIHHVMARAVKDVFCRYKTLKGFQVKRKGGWDTHGLPIELQVEKELGITKEDIGKKISVEEYNQKCRESVMKFTDQWNDLTEKMGYWVDLDNPYVTYQPDYIESIWFLLKELYKKDLLYKGYTIQPYSPAAGTGLSSHELNQPGCYRMVKDTSVVAQFKAQPNELFDPAWGETFFLAWTTTPWTLPANAALAVGKNIDYVAVKTFNPYTFLPVTVVLAKALMGKYFSEKAKEVAFADFKAGDKLIPFEVVAEWKGSQLVGIGYEQLMPFVQPEKPAFRVINGDFVSTEDGTGIVHIAPTFGSDDFRAAAQADIPAILVTDEEGNRAPIVDKQGRYVKEITKYAGMYVKNEYYAADQAPEKSLDVLISIQLKEENRAFKVEKYEHSYPHCWRTDKPVLYYPLDSWFIRTTAYKEQLIELNKTINWKPASTGSGRFGNWLENLVDWNLSRSRYWGTPLPIWRSADGKEEVCVGSTQELLQELNAAAASGLLSESQKAQNLDYVAKLQAGTHDLHRPFVDQIWLVRGGQVLQRETDLIDVWFDSGAMPYAQWHYPFENQDTFASNYPADFIAEGVDQTRGWFFTLHAIAVMLFDKVAFKNVIANGLVLDKNGNKMSKRLGNAIDPFATLKQYGPDATRWYMIANAPPWDNLKFNLDGVQETQRKFFGTLQNTYSFFALYANLDGFSFAEAAVPLADRTESDRWIISKLNTLIASVEQALDDYDPTRAARVMQDFVNDDLSNWYVRLNRKRFWKGEYNTDKIAAYQTLYTCLETLAKLISPIAPFYAERLFQDLNAVTKRETVTSVHLSDYPVLDKTAIDADLEARMALAQNISSLIHSLRKKHSLKVRQPLLRVLIPVLSEKFKTDVQAVEELILSEVNIKTIEYIDDTSGVVVKKIKPNFKKLGKTFGAQMQEVAGLVKDFDQDKIREIEQKGQIALQLSDKVVSLTLEDVEIASEDIPGWIVASENGVTVALDITLTEELKQEGIARDVVNRVQNLRKDMGLDVQAKIRITVQDNADALVVAALHSNQAYICTETQAVELLVSASVPNATAVDMDDFTLQMLVQEV; this is encoded by the coding sequence ATGAAATATAACGAATATAAAAACCCCGATTACGCGCAACTGGCCGAACAAATCTTGGCTTTTTGGAAGCAAAATCGTGTGTTTGAAGCCTCCGTTGATAGCCGTGAAGGCAAGCCTTCGTTTACTTTTTTTGAAGGGCCTCCTTCGGCGAATGGCGCACCGGGTATCCATCACGTAATGGCGCGTGCCGTAAAAGACGTTTTCTGCCGTTACAAAACCCTGAAAGGATTTCAAGTAAAACGCAAAGGCGGTTGGGACACGCACGGGCTGCCCATCGAGTTGCAAGTAGAAAAAGAGTTAGGCATTACCAAAGAAGATATTGGTAAAAAAATTAGCGTAGAAGAATACAACCAAAAGTGTCGCGAATCGGTCATGAAATTTACTGACCAATGGAACGACCTGACCGAAAAAATGGGCTATTGGGTGGATTTGGACAATCCTTATGTAACCTACCAACCCGATTATATCGAGTCTATTTGGTTCTTACTCAAAGAATTATACAAAAAAGATTTGTTATACAAAGGCTACACCATTCAGCCTTATTCACCAGCCGCAGGCACTGGCCTTAGTTCGCACGAACTAAACCAACCAGGTTGTTACAGAATGGTAAAAGACACGTCCGTAGTGGCGCAGTTCAAAGCCCAACCCAACGAACTTTTTGACCCAGCTTGGGGCGAAACGTTCTTCTTGGCTTGGACGACAACCCCTTGGACGCTTCCCGCCAACGCTGCTTTGGCCGTAGGAAAAAACATTGATTACGTGGCCGTTAAAACATTTAACCCTTACACGTTTTTACCTGTAACGGTGGTTTTGGCGAAGGCTTTGATGGGTAAATATTTTTCGGAAAAAGCCAAAGAAGTCGCTTTCGCGGACTTCAAGGCAGGCGACAAACTCATTCCGTTTGAAGTAGTAGCCGAATGGAAAGGTTCGCAACTTGTCGGCATCGGCTACGAACAATTGATGCCATTTGTACAACCCGAAAAACCCGCTTTCCGCGTCATTAACGGCGATTTCGTCAGCACCGAAGACGGTACGGGTATCGTACACATCGCGCCTACTTTCGGTTCGGACGACTTCAGGGCGGCAGCGCAAGCCGACATTCCAGCCATTTTGGTAACCGACGAAGAAGGCAACCGCGCCCCTATCGTGGACAAACAAGGTCGCTACGTGAAAGAAATCACGAAATACGCGGGTATGTACGTGAAAAACGAATATTACGCCGCCGACCAAGCTCCCGAAAAGTCGTTGGACGTGTTGATTTCTATTCAATTAAAAGAAGAAAACAGAGCTTTTAAGGTAGAAAAATACGAACATAGCTATCCGCATTGCTGGCGCACGGACAAACCCGTTTTGTACTATCCGCTGGACTCGTGGTTTATTCGTACTACTGCCTACAAAGAGCAACTTATTGAGCTAAACAAGACAATCAACTGGAAACCAGCTTCTACGGGTAGCGGTCGCTTTGGCAACTGGCTCGAAAATTTGGTGGACTGGAACTTGTCGCGGTCGCGCTATTGGGGTACGCCGCTACCGATTTGGCGCAGTGCCGACGGCAAAGAAGAAGTTTGTGTGGGTTCTACGCAAGAACTTTTGCAAGAACTAAACGCCGCCGCCGCAAGTGGACTTTTATCCGAAAGCCAAAAAGCCCAAAACTTGGACTACGTGGCCAAACTGCAAGCGGGAACGCACGATTTGCACCGCCCATTTGTGGACCAAATTTGGTTGGTTCGTGGCGGACAAGTGTTGCAACGCGAAACGGATTTGATAGATGTTTGGTTTGATAGCGGCGCGATGCCTTACGCACAATGGCATTATCCATTTGAAAATCAAGATACTTTTGCCAGTAACTATCCTGCCGACTTTATCGCGGAAGGCGTTGACCAAACGCGCGGTTGGTTCTTTACGTTGCATGCTATCGCCGTGATGCTTTTTGATAAAGTAGCGTTCAAAAACGTAATTGCCAACGGCTTGGTACTGGACAAAAACGGCAACAAAATGTCGAAACGTTTGGGCAATGCCATTGACCCATTCGCCACGCTCAAGCAATACGGCCCCGATGCGACACGCTGGTACATGATTGCCAACGCACCACCTTGGGATAACCTCAAATTTAATTTGGACGGCGTGCAAGAAACACAACGCAAGTTTTTCGGAACACTTCAAAATACATATTCGTTCTTCGCGCTATACGCCAACTTGGACGGCTTCTCTTTTGCGGAAGCTGCCGTGCCTTTGGCCGACCGCACCGAAAGCGACCGTTGGATTATTTCCAAACTCAACACATTGATTGCCAGCGTAGAGCAAGCCCTCGACGACTACGACCCAACTCGTGCGGCGCGTGTGATGCAGGATTTCGTGAACGACGATTTGAGTAACTGGTACGTGCGCCTCAACCGCAAACGTTTCTGGAAAGGCGAATACAACACCGACAAAATAGCGGCTTATCAAACGCTTTACACTTGCCTGGAAACGTTGGCCAAACTCATTTCGCCGATTGCGCCGTTTTACGCGGAACGTTTGTTCCAAGACCTCAACGCCGTAACCAAACGTGAAACCGTAACGTCGGTGCATTTGTCGGATTATCCAGTATTAGACAAAACCGCGATTGATGCCGATTTGGAAGCGCGTATGGCGTTGGCGCAAAACATTTCGTCTTTGATTCACAGTTTGCGCAAGAAACATTCGTTGAAAGTGCGTCAGCCGCTTTTGCGTGTGTTGATTCCTGTGCTAAGTGAGAAATTTAAGACTGATGTGCAGGCCGTAGAAGAATTAATTTTGTCGGAAGTAAATATTAAAACCATCGAATACATCGACGATACGTCGGGCGTGGTGGTGAAAAAAATCAAACCAAATTTCAAGAAATTGGGCAAAACCTTCGGCGCACAAATGCAAGAGGTGGCGGGTTTGGTAAAAGATTTTGACCAAGACAAAATCCGTGAAATAGAGCAAAAAGGCCAAATCGCGCTGCAACTTTCCGACAAAGTGGTTTCGCTTACGTTGGAAGATGTGGAGATTGCCTCCGAAGACATACCGGGTTGGATTGTGGCCAGCGAAAACGGCGTAACCGTTGCCCTTGATATTACGCTCACCGAAGAGCTAAAACAAGAAGGCATCGCCCGCGACGTGGTGAACCGCGTTCAGAATTTGCGTAAGGATATGGGCTTAGACGTACAAGCCAAAATCCGCATTACGGTGCAGGACAACGCCGACGCGTTGGTGGTGGCTGCGTTGCACAGCAATCAGGCCTACATTTGTACCGAAACGCAAGCCGTTGAGTTGCTGGTAAGTGCTTCTGTGCCGAATGCTACGGCAGTGGACATGGACGACTTCACACTCCAAATGTTGGTGCAGGAAGTTTAA